From Sediminitomix flava, the proteins below share one genomic window:
- a CDS encoding proline dehydrogenase family protein has protein sequence MVNKTHVNFEDTKNAFILKNDQELAKSYALFAAMDYPSLVKFGTSFLNTAFKIHLPFVKSIVKHTIFEQFCGGEDIQDCKSTIKKLYNQQVGTILDYSVEGKEDDSSFEATTNEIIRTIELSAKEKAVPFSVFKVTGLLPISLLQKVQEGKTLTPEERNIWEKGNERILRICQTAYNLKVRLFIDAEETWIQQPIDNIAIEMMERFNQESPIIYNTYQMYVAAKYDQLVNDHANATKNGYYFGAKLVRGAYMEKERERATEMGYKDPIQPNKEATDRDFDRGLEHLISNHENVALCCATHNEDSSQLLVRMLRQKGITPNDPNFFFAQLFGMSDHISLNLSITGYNVAKYVPYGPVEETMPYLFRRAEENTSISGQSSREFLLIKKEMQRRRNEK, from the coding sequence ATGGTAAACAAAACACACGTTAATTTTGAGGATACAAAGAATGCTTTCATTCTTAAAAACGATCAAGAATTGGCTAAATCGTATGCGTTATTTGCCGCTATGGATTATCCTTCCCTTGTGAAGTTCGGTACGAGCTTTCTAAATACCGCCTTCAAAATCCATTTACCATTTGTGAAATCTATTGTGAAACACACCATATTTGAACAGTTCTGTGGTGGTGAAGATATCCAAGATTGTAAGTCAACAATCAAAAAACTATATAATCAACAAGTAGGTACTATCCTTGATTACTCTGTAGAAGGAAAAGAAGATGATTCTAGCTTTGAAGCAACAACAAATGAGATCATCAGAACAATTGAGTTATCTGCGAAAGAAAAAGCTGTACCGTTTTCTGTATTTAAAGTAACAGGTTTATTACCAATTAGTCTTTTACAAAAAGTACAAGAAGGTAAAACACTTACACCTGAAGAAAGAAATATTTGGGAAAAAGGGAATGAACGAATCCTTAGAATCTGCCAAACTGCTTACAACTTAAAAGTTCGCTTATTTATCGATGCAGAAGAAACTTGGATTCAACAACCAATTGATAATATAGCTATTGAAATGATGGAACGCTTTAACCAAGAGTCCCCTATCATTTATAACACTTATCAAATGTATGTGGCTGCTAAATATGATCAGTTGGTAAATGACCATGCCAATGCAACTAAAAATGGCTACTATTTTGGAGCCAAGCTTGTGAGAGGTGCATACATGGAAAAAGAAAGAGAAAGAGCGACAGAAATGGGTTATAAAGACCCTATTCAACCGAATAAAGAAGCTACCGATAGAGATTTTGATAGAGGATTAGAACACTTGATCTCAAATCATGAAAATGTAGCTTTATGTTGTGCAACGCACAATGAAGACAGTAGCCAATTATTAGTTAGAATGCTTCGTCAGAAGGGAATAACTCCTAACGATCCTAACTTCTTCTTTGCACAATTATTTGGAATGTCTGACCATATATCTCTTAACCTTTCAATTACAGGTTATAATGTTGCGAAATACGTTCCTTATGGACCTGTTGAAGAAACAATGCCATATTTGTTCAGAAGAGCTGAAGAAAATACTTCAATCTCAGGACAAAGTAGTAGAGAATTCTTATTGATTAAGAAGGAAATGCAACGCAGACGAAATGAAAAGTAA
- a CDS encoding nitroreductase family protein produces MVKEYQYKVINDVIRSRRSVFPAQFSDKKIEKEVIDQILENANWAPNHGHTEPWRFFVFSGEGLKQLGEAQSKIYKEVTSEEDFDKNKFEKLLHKPNMASHVIAIAMKRGDNPKIPEIEEIEAVACAVQNIYLTATAYGVGGYWGSGGITYMEEAKELFGLGEDDKVLGFFYLGYPKEGLELEGKRKPIQEKVTWIE; encoded by the coding sequence ATGGTAAAAGAGTATCAATATAAGGTAATAAATGACGTAATCAGGTCGAGAAGATCAGTATTTCCAGCTCAATTTTCTGATAAAAAGATCGAGAAGGAGGTCATTGATCAAATACTAGAAAATGCGAATTGGGCTCCGAATCATGGGCATACTGAACCTTGGCGATTTTTTGTTTTTTCTGGTGAAGGTTTGAAACAATTAGGAGAGGCTCAATCTAAAATTTATAAAGAAGTAACCTCAGAAGAGGATTTTGATAAAAATAAATTTGAGAAATTACTTCATAAACCCAATATGGCTTCACATGTTATAGCTATTGCAATGAAACGAGGGGATAATCCTAAGATTCCTGAAATTGAAGAAATTGAAGCTGTTGCCTGTGCCGTTCAAAATATTTACCTAACGGCCACAGCTTATGGAGTAGGAGGTTATTGGGGTAGTGGTGGAATTACCTACATGGAAGAAGCAAAAGAGTTATTCGGATTAGGGGAGGATGATAAAGTTTTAGGATTTTTTTATTTGGGCTATCCTAAGGAAGGACTTGAATTAGAAGGGAAAAGGAAACCAATTCAAGAAAAAGTGACTTGGATTGAATAG
- the trxA gene encoding thioredoxin, producing MAKAIEITDANFSEVVKSSEKPVLVDFWAVWCGPCQMVAPIVEELAGDFDGQAVIGKLDVDANQNTAAEFGIRSIPTMLIFKGGEVVDKVVGATSKKDLEARIQAQM from the coding sequence ATGGCAAAAGCAATTGAAATTACCGATGCTAACTTCTCTGAAGTTGTGAAGAGTTCTGAAAAACCAGTTTTGGTTGATTTTTGGGCTGTATGGTGTGGACCATGTCAAATGGTTGCTCCAATCGTAGAAGAATTGGCAGGTGATTTTGACGGACAAGCAGTTATCGGTAAGCTAGATGTAGATGCAAACCAAAATACAGCTGCTGAATTTGGTATTCGTTCTATCCCTACAATGCTAATCTTCAAAGGTGGAGAAGTAGTAGATAAAGTAGTTGGAGCGACTTCTAAAAAAGATCTAGAAGCTAGAATTCAAGCTCAAATGTAA
- a CDS encoding DUF4293 domain-containing protein has protein sequence MIQRIQSVFLFLVAACMFGVLFTDIWVKIEGDDLAVLNAMSLTHSNDDTVIATVNTIYLAIVACLASAIAMGSMFSFKNRMNQVKINTLNALFIAAVMGINVYLVFLKGIPMFGEEVNQGNFKAGFFLPIAALVFNRMATRFIWKDEKLVKSVDRLR, from the coding sequence ATGATTCAAAGAATTCAATCGGTATTTTTATTTTTAGTTGCCGCATGTATGTTTGGAGTACTTTTCACTGATATTTGGGTGAAAATAGAAGGAGATGATTTAGCCGTTTTGAATGCTATGAGCCTTACACACAGCAATGACGATACGGTAATTGCAACAGTAAATACAATTTATCTTGCCATTGTCGCTTGTTTAGCTTCTGCTATTGCTATGGGTAGCATGTTTAGCTTCAAGAACAGAATGAATCAGGTTAAGATCAATACGCTAAATGCACTATTCATTGCCGCTGTTATGGGAATCAATGTTTATTTGGTGTTCTTAAAAGGAATTCCAATGTTTGGTGAGGAAGTTAACCAAGGAAATTTCAAAGCTGGCTTCTTCTTACCTATTGCTGCTCTTGTATTCAACAGAATGGCAACTCGTTTTATCTGGAAAGATGAGAAACTTGTTAAATCTGTAGATAGACTTAGATAA
- a CDS encoding prephenate dehydrogenase/arogenate dehydrogenase family protein gives MFKGKKIGVIGGSQGLGSWFVKHFRYRGLDTKFTSLDETTEFNSNIELVEAVDIVVLAVPIQAMTSTLEEIYPHLSGKFLIEICSVKKFIVDKFLELKQAYPEVDLSYYSIHPMFGPRIKNLTGHAFLFNYIYKEQIEFTQSLKEFLLEDYAVIHDIDYLEHDKLMGLVQGLNHFNLFVSARTLHDFHDNIEMIKAVSSPAYRIFLVFFTRYVLSNAELYADIQMYNEYVTEVLKTFRKEVDNLLDLIENKDRTGFVSYVDEMKPYFEDNASDISTSTQLIYQLGNILEPKK, from the coding sequence GTGTTTAAAGGAAAAAAAATAGGGGTAATAGGAGGTAGTCAAGGTCTTGGTAGTTGGTTTGTGAAACACTTCCGCTACAGAGGTCTGGATACTAAATTCACTTCTTTAGATGAAACTACAGAGTTTAATTCAAATATTGAACTTGTTGAAGCAGTAGATATCGTTGTATTGGCTGTGCCAATCCAAGCAATGACTTCAACCTTAGAAGAAATATATCCCCACTTGTCTGGGAAGTTCTTAATTGAAATCTGTTCAGTAAAAAAGTTTATAGTTGATAAGTTCTTAGAGCTTAAACAAGCTTATCCTGAAGTAGATTTGAGTTATTATTCGATTCACCCAATGTTTGGGCCTCGAATTAAGAACTTAACAGGTCATGCATTCCTTTTCAATTATATCTATAAAGAGCAGATTGAGTTTACGCAAAGTCTTAAAGAATTTTTACTTGAAGATTATGCCGTAATTCATGATATAGATTATTTGGAGCACGACAAATTAATGGGTTTGGTACAAGGACTAAATCACTTTAATTTGTTTGTGAGTGCCCGTACACTACATGACTTCCACGATAATATCGAGATGATAAAAGCAGTTTCATCACCTGCTTATCGTATATTTTTGGTCTTTTTTACACGTTACGTACTCTCTAATGCAGAGCTTTATGCAGATATCCAAATGTATAATGAATACGTAACAGAAGTATTGAAGACTTTCAGAAAAGAAGTAGATAATCTTTTAGATCTTATTGAAAATAAAGATCGAACAGGCTTTGTTTCTTATGTAGATGAAATGAAACCCTATTTTGAAGATAATGCTTCAGATATTTCTACCTCAACTCAGTTGATTTATCAGTTGGGAAATATCTTAGAACCAAAGAAATAA
- a CDS encoding tetratricopeptide repeat protein: MHFQKGLEHAKNKEYVQAIEAFSKAIEENAQDAAAFYNRGLARYKQSEYKLAIDDFNVANRISPDNADILSDRAVAKHMNGQSRAAISDFDKAVVLEPENPYRYSSRAFIKAHTGDVFGAIKDYEKAIELDPEDSIAHNNMGLLQERIGLKKDAEKNFKRADELNADIDSNYQKPDVNQILEDYKKQQEQEKKEKEQLEVYAKQKVEVKTLPKNTKFKPAEYAGVLKEVFTKKEIFREFLSFIFNGFKLK, translated from the coding sequence ATGCATTTTCAAAAAGGTTTAGAGCACGCAAAAAATAAAGAATACGTTCAAGCGATTGAAGCATTTTCAAAAGCAATAGAGGAAAATGCCCAAGATGCAGCGGCTTTTTATAATAGAGGATTAGCAAGATATAAGCAGTCAGAATATAAGTTAGCAATTGATGATTTTAATGTAGCTAACCGAATTTCTCCAGACAATGCCGATATCCTTTCTGATCGAGCTGTCGCAAAACATATGAACGGTCAAAGTAGAGCTGCTATTTCAGATTTTGATAAAGCAGTTGTTCTAGAACCAGAGAACCCTTACCGTTACTCAAGTAGAGCTTTTATTAAGGCACATACAGGTGATGTTTTTGGTGCAATCAAGGATTATGAGAAAGCGATAGAGCTTGATCCAGAAGATTCTATTGCGCACAATAACATGGGCTTGCTTCAAGAAAGAATTGGTCTTAAAAAAGATGCTGAAAAGAATTTTAAAAGAGCTGATGAACTAAATGCTGATATTGATTCCAATTATCAAAAACCAGATGTCAATCAGATTTTAGAAGACTATAAAAAACAGCAAGAACAAGAGAAGAAGGAAAAAGAGCAACTTGAAGTTTATGCTAAGCAAAAAGTTGAAGTAAAGACTCTTCCTAAAAATACTAAATTCAAACCAGCCGAATATGCTGGGGTATTGAAAGAAGTTTTTACTAAAAAGGAAATATTTAGAGAGTTTCTTTCTTTTATTTTCAATGGATTTAAGTTGAAATGA
- a CDS encoding HIT family protein has product MASIFSKIVAGDIPSHKIMEDDRFLAFLDVFPLREGHVLVIPKEEVDYMFDLDDDALADLHVFAKKVAKALIQAYPCKRIGTAVIGLEVPHAHLHLVPMDRMSDLDFTKEKLKLSNEVLAASAEKIRSFLD; this is encoded by the coding sequence ATGGCAAGTATCTTTTCAAAAATCGTAGCAGGAGACATTCCATCTCATAAAATCATGGAAGACGACCGTTTTTTAGCTTTTCTTGATGTATTTCCATTGAGAGAAGGACATGTTTTGGTAATCCCAAAAGAAGAGGTCGATTATATGTTTGATCTAGATGATGATGCATTAGCTGATTTGCATGTTTTTGCAAAAAAAGTAGCCAAGGCATTAATTCAAGCATATCCTTGTAAACGTATCGGTACAGCTGTAATTGGTCTTGAGGTACCTCATGCTCATTTGCATTTAGTACCAATGGATCGAATGAGTGACTTAGATTTCACAAAAGAAAAACTAAAACTTTCAAATGAAGTTTTGGCTGCATCTGCTGAGAAAATTAGATCGTTTTTAGATTAA
- the ligA gene encoding NAD-dependent DNA ligase LigA yields the protein MMTEQEAKSRIDELTDQLNHYNYLYYQKDESAISDYDFDMLLKELSDLEESNPSLKRTDSPTQRVGGAVTKEFPTVTHRYPMLSLGNSYNQDDLRDFDERIRKDIGDNFEYICELKFDGVAISLTYENGILTKGVTRGDGVQGDDITPNVRTIKTIPLKLFGDNIPPVFEVRGEGFMSKETFSRLNEEISSKNIELEKAGKALLKPLANPRNAASGSFKMQDSSVVAHRSLDCYLYGFLGDEETIPTHGAALEQLKTWGFNVSDTWRKCDSIEAVFEFINHWADHRQELPLETDGIVIKVNSLKQQRLLGTTAKSPKWAIAYKFPAENVKTRLLSVSYQVGRTGAVTPVANLESVQLAGTTVKRASLHNAQEIEIRLDLHENDMVYVEKGGEIIPKITGVAVGERKDGAQKIQFIENCPACNSPLVQIEGEAARYCKNEKACPPQVKGKIEHFIQRKALNVDSLGKETIDQLMERGLVRTPADLYNLTIDQLLELDRFGQKSAEKLVSGVEESKNVPFERVLFGIGIRFVGATVAEKLASHFKSIDNLMQASHDDLIAVDEIGGRIAESVVNYFKDEDHLTLINSLKESGLQLEIEEKEASNEAVDLMLEGKSFVVSGVFENFSRDGLKDEIKKFGGKVVSSISKKLDFVVAGDKMGPSKREKAEKLGVQILTEQEFMGMIKS from the coding sequence ATGATGACTGAACAAGAAGCAAAATCTCGTATAGACGAACTTACAGATCAACTGAATCACTACAATTATCTGTATTATCAAAAGGATGAATCTGCTATTTCAGATTATGATTTTGATATGCTTTTAAAAGAACTTTCAGACTTAGAAGAATCTAATCCAAGTTTGAAAAGAACGGATTCACCAACTCAAAGAGTCGGAGGTGCTGTTACTAAAGAATTTCCTACAGTTACACACCGCTATCCAATGCTTTCACTTGGTAATTCTTACAATCAAGATGATTTGAGAGACTTTGATGAAAGAATTCGCAAAGATATAGGTGATAATTTTGAGTATATCTGTGAGTTAAAATTCGATGGTGTTGCAATCAGTCTGACTTATGAAAATGGTATCCTAACCAAAGGAGTTACCCGCGGAGATGGTGTACAAGGAGATGATATCACACCAAATGTCCGTACAATAAAAACTATTCCTTTAAAGCTTTTTGGAGACAATATTCCTCCTGTTTTTGAAGTTAGAGGAGAAGGTTTTATGAGTAAGGAAACTTTCTCGAGACTTAATGAAGAAATTTCTTCAAAAAATATTGAATTAGAAAAAGCTGGGAAAGCTTTACTCAAACCACTTGCAAATCCTAGAAATGCAGCATCTGGATCATTTAAGATGCAAGATTCTTCAGTAGTAGCACATCGTAGTCTTGATTGTTACTTGTATGGGTTTTTGGGGGATGAAGAAACGATTCCTACTCACGGGGCAGCTTTAGAACAACTGAAAACATGGGGTTTTAATGTTTCAGATACTTGGAGAAAGTGTGACTCAATTGAAGCTGTATTTGAATTTATCAATCATTGGGCTGATCATCGTCAAGAATTACCATTGGAAACAGATGGTATTGTGATCAAGGTGAATAGCCTTAAGCAACAGAGATTGCTTGGTACCACTGCAAAATCTCCTAAATGGGCGATTGCTTACAAGTTCCCTGCAGAGAATGTAAAAACTCGTTTGCTCTCAGTGTCATATCAAGTTGGTAGAACTGGAGCAGTGACACCTGTTGCTAATTTGGAGTCTGTACAACTTGCAGGGACTACGGTAAAACGTGCTTCTTTGCATAATGCCCAAGAAATCGAAATACGACTTGATCTACATGAAAATGATATGGTTTATGTAGAAAAAGGTGGTGAAATCATTCCTAAGATTACAGGAGTAGCAGTTGGAGAACGTAAGGATGGTGCGCAGAAAATTCAATTTATTGAGAATTGTCCAGCTTGTAATAGTCCACTTGTACAAATAGAAGGGGAGGCTGCTAGATATTGTAAAAATGAAAAGGCTTGTCCACCACAAGTTAAAGGTAAAATTGAGCATTTCATTCAACGTAAAGCCCTTAATGTTGACTCTTTAGGTAAAGAAACAATTGATCAGTTGATGGAAAGAGGCTTGGTTCGAACACCTGCTGATCTTTATAACCTTACAATAGATCAATTATTGGAATTGGATAGATTTGGACAGAAATCTGCGGAAAAATTAGTAAGCGGAGTTGAAGAATCTAAAAATGTTCCTTTCGAAAGAGTACTATTTGGTATCGGTATTCGTTTTGTAGGTGCTACTGTTGCTGAAAAATTGGCTTCACATTTTAAGTCTATCGATAATTTGATGCAAGCAAGTCATGATGACCTTATTGCAGTAGATGAAATTGGTGGGCGTATAGCCGAAAGTGTTGTGAATTATTTTAAAGATGAAGATCATCTAACATTGATTAATTCTTTAAAGGAAAGTGGTTTACAATTAGAAATTGAAGAGAAAGAAGCTTCAAATGAGGCAGTTGATTTGATGTTAGAAGGGAAAAGCTTTGTTGTTTCAGGCGTCTTTGAGAATTTTAGCAGAGATGGCTTGAAAGATGAAATCAAGAAGTTTGGAGGAAAAGTTGTATCTTCCATTTCCAAGAAGCTTGACTTTGTAGTGGCAGGGGACAAAATGGGTCCTTCTAAGAGAGAAAAAGCGGAGAAACTGGGAGTACAAATTCTTACAGAACAAGAATTTATGGGAATGATTAAATCATAA
- a CDS encoding DUF6913 domain-containing protein produces the protein MNKIKQYIWEKKIDAAKDSRDFRVLAKKLSESKKIGVVFQEGGSYDSKTLESLSDKLRKQGANVKFIGIQNAEQTNIACPYPLVSLRDFSTFGKLKSFELQEFLDTYFDFVFCLSDLDGLIETYILSNCKATYRVGMHQEGTEDYLDLMVGQAPAEKYKESLEQMLWLAEAIN, from the coding sequence GTGAACAAAATCAAACAATACATTTGGGAGAAAAAAATAGATGCGGCAAAAGACAGTCGTGATTTTAGAGTTTTAGCTAAAAAACTTTCTGAAAGTAAAAAAATAGGAGTAGTATTTCAGGAAGGAGGAAGCTATGATTCAAAAACACTAGAAAGTTTGTCAGATAAACTTCGTAAGCAAGGAGCAAATGTGAAGTTTATAGGTATTCAAAACGCAGAGCAAACAAATATTGCTTGTCCTTATCCTCTAGTCTCCCTCAGAGATTTTAGCACTTTTGGTAAGTTGAAGAGTTTTGAACTTCAAGAATTCTTAGATACTTATTTTGATTTTGTTTTTTGTCTGTCAGATTTGGACGGATTGATTGAAACATATATTCTTTCAAATTGTAAGGCTACATATAGGGTCGGAATGCATCAAGAAGGCACAGAGGATTACCTTGACTTGATGGTTGGTCAAGCACCCGCAGAAAAATATAAAGAGTCTTTAGAGCAAATGCTTTGGTTAGCTGAAGCTATAAACTAA